A single region of the Gossypium arboreum isolate Shixiya-1 chromosome 12, ASM2569848v2, whole genome shotgun sequence genome encodes:
- the LOC108478367 gene encoding receptor-like protein EIX1, translated as MDKKHPLPLSCQLLINCWTQPIRLHSIDTDRGALVVLREGLTDPSGRLSSWIGEDCCTWEGIKCHNQTGRVTKLDLRNPYHLIGAVDPPAYKRSCLGGKINPSLIRLEYLTSLDLSLNDFEGLEIPGFFGELKNLRYLNLSFASFAGEIPASLGNLSNLQYLDLYADAYSNTGPRELRSQSLEWLTPLSSLKYLNLGFVKLDSIGDHWLQTFNMLPSLVHLRLHWCELKGLPLTLPSINFTSLSVLDLSENSFNSLIPPWLFNLTGLTELYLTWDFFSGSIPDEFANLKNLQVLDLSDNLNLEGQIPGLLGNLSKLQFLDLSANNFHGDVYGLFSGFSSNPNSKLESLDLSSNSLTGELPESLGLLKHLQHLDLSSNSFWGSIPSSIGSLSALRVLDLSYNTMNGTIPERLGQLSGLVDMNLMANSWKGILKETHFMNLRKLQHVRLTTEPTRSLAFSASHGWFPPFKLKSIQLENCMTGPSFPVWLQVQNELTSVVLKNVSISDTIPGKWFSQLSAQLTYLVLSQDQMRGELPRHLNYPYLNLIDLSYNNLEGPFPSWSTNATDVILDENSFSGPIPENIGALMPRLQKLYVSRNHLSGRIPSSMCDIEGLNIISLRNNKLSGELPNCWHRLMLWGIDISNNSLTGNIPNSFGFLPSLSVLLLSNNNLDGEIPSSLRNCTGLTSMDLGGNKISGSLPLWLQYMSSLFMLRLGSNLLSGGIPDQVCRLQNLHILDLSQNKISGPIPKCFGNLSALVHGKGSEVFQRLIREVTRGRDPEYSNVVANVNSIELSGNNLTGEIPYEITNLLVLRILDLSHNHLSGAIPRSLTSLASLTRLNLSYNHLSGSIPFLPRFNDSSIYEGNPLLCGAPLPTKCPLPRPRK; from the exons ATGGACAAAAAGCACCCCCTTCCACTCAGCTGCCAATTGCTCATAAATTGCTGGACTCAACCAATTCGTCTGCACTCTATTG ACACCGACAGAGGAGCACTTGTGGTCCTTAGAGAAGGTCTCACCGACCCTTCTGGCAGGCTCTCTTCCTGGATTGGCGAAGATTGTTGTACATGGGAAGGCATCAAGTGCCACAACCAAACAGGACGTGTCACAAAGCTCGACCTTAGAAACCCTTACCACTTAATCGGTGCTGTTGATCCACCAGCATATAAACGCTCCTGTTTGGGAGGTAAGATCAACCCATCTTTGATTCGTTTGGAATATCTCACTTCTCTGGACCTAAGCCTGAACGATTTTGAAGGGCTTGAAATTCCCGGTTTCTTCGGTGAGCTAAAAAATCTGAGATATCTCAATCTCTCTTTTGCTTCTTTTGCTGGAGAGATTCCAGCTTCTCTTGGGAATTTGTCAAATTTGCAGTATCTGGACCTCTATGCAGACGCCTACAGCAATACAGGTCCCAGGGAGTTGCGTTCACAGAGTCTGGAATGGCTTACACCTCTCTCTTCATTAAAATATCTAAACCTGGGATTTGTCAAACTCGATAGCATAGGTGACCATTGGTTGCAAACATTTAATATGCTGCCCTCATTGGTACACCTGCGCTTACACTGGTGTGAACTTAAAGGTTTACCACTGACATTGCCATCCATTAACTTCACGTCACTTTCAGTTCTTGATTTGTCAGAGAATTCTTTCAACTCTTTAATTCCCCCATGGTTGTTCAATCTTACTGGTCTCACAGAACTATATCTGACATGGGACTTTTTCAGCGGTTCAATTCCTGATGAATTTGCAAACCTCAAGAATCTCCAAGTCCTTGATTTGTCTGATAATTTGAACCTCGAGGGTCAAATTCCTGGATTACTTGGCAACCTTAGCAAACTACAGTTCCTAGATCTTTCTGCAAACAATTTCCATGGTGACGTTTATGGGCTTTTTAGTGGTTTCTCAAGTAACCCAAACAGTAAGTTAGAGTCACTTGATCTAAGTTCCAACTCATTGACAGGGGAACTGCCCGAGTCATTAGGATTGCTTAAACATTTACAACACCTAGATCTCTCCAGCAACTCTTTCTGGGGTTCAATTCCATCATCAATAGGAAGCTTGTCAGCACTGAGAGTATTAGACCTGTCATATAACACCATGAATGGTACAATTCCTGAAAGACTTGGGCAACTTTCTGGGCTAGTTGACATGAACCTTATGGCGAATTCTTGGAAGGGTATTCTAAAGGAAACCCACTTCATGAATCTAAGAAAACTGCAGCATGTTCGTCTCACAACAGAGCCAACGAGGTCCTTGGCTTTCAGTGCGTCGCATGGATGGTTTCCTCCTTTCAAACTCAAGTCTATCCAACTTGAAAACTGCATGACAGGTCCCTCATTTCCTGTATGGCTTCAAGTTCAAAATGAACTTACCTCTGTCGTCTTAAAAAATGTTTCCATATCTGACACCATACCAGGGAAATGGTTTTCCCAACTGTCTGCTCAACTCACTTATTTGGTTCTATCTCAAGATCAAATGAGGGGGGAGTTGCCACGCCACTTAAATTATCCATATTTGAATCTCATCGATCTGAGTTACAATAACTTGGAGGGTCCTTTCCCTTCTTGGTCCACTAATGCAACTGATGTAATCCTCGATGAAAATTCGTTTTCAGGGCCAATACCTGAAAATATTGGGGCCTTGATGCCTAGATTGCAGAAATTATATGTTTCTAGGAATCATCTGAGTGGGAGAATCCCATCATCCATGTGTGATATAGAGGGGCTCAACATTATTTCTCTAAGGAACAACAAGTTGAGTGGAGAACTCCCTAACTGTTGGCATCGATTAATGTTATGGGGAATAGATATATCAAATAACAGTTTAACGGGGAACATCCCAAATTCCTTCGGTTTCCTGCCTTCTCTAAGTGTGCTGCTGTTGAGCAACAACAATCTGGATGGGGAAATCCCTTCTTCTCTACGAAACTGCACCGGTTTGACAAGCATGGACCTCGGAGGGAATAAAATTTCGGGGAGTCTCCCTTTGTGGCTACAATATATGTCATCCTTATTCATGCTACGACTTGGCTCAAACCTTCTAAGTGGGGGCATACCTGATCAGGTTTGCAGGCTACAAAATCTGCACATATTAGATCTTTCCCAAAACAAAATTTCAGGTCCCATTCCTAAGTGTTTTGGTAATCTGAGCGCGCTGGTCCATGGAAAGGGTAGCGAGGTGTTCCAAAGGCTAATAAGGGAGGTAACAAGAGGAAGAGATCCTGAATACAGCAACGTAGTGGCAAACGTGAATAGCATAGAGCTGTCAGGGAATAATCTTACAGGTGAAATCCCTTATGAGATAACAAACCTGCTTGTACTGCGCATCTTGGATCTGTCACACAACCATCTTTCAGGAGCGATTCCGAGAAGCTTGACATCTCTAGCTTCTTTGACTCGATTGAATTTGTCATACAACCACCTTTCTGGAAGCATTCCTTTTTTGCCAAGATTTAATGATTCCTCCATTTATGAGGGGAATCCATTGCTTTGCGGGGCTCCACTTCCTACCAAATGCCCACTGCCTAGGCCACGCAAATAG